Proteins encoded by one window of Musa acuminata AAA Group cultivar baxijiao chromosome BXJ2-9, Cavendish_Baxijiao_AAA, whole genome shotgun sequence:
- the LOC135623571 gene encoding GDSL esterase/lipase At5g55050-like, which produces MKLAVPLLLLAVISAALSAVSAALPKVPAVYVFGDSTADVGNNNYLPGKDAKADFPHYGVDFPHQTPTGRFSNGYNTIDFLAIHMGFKRSPPPYLAVVNKTHPLILRGLRGVSFASGGSGILDSTGTTITMTKQIQDFAAHESNIASRVTAAVAKGLLSKSIFLISSGGNDVFAFFFATGGNATADQTEQFYNVMITNYTTHLKALYDLGARKFALINVPPVGCCPISRVRHPLGACLDGLNTLTKGFNDRVSVLVKNLSSEMEGMKYTIGNSYNVVTSIVSDPAGVGYKDVSSACCGSGKLGAEVMCSPNTTFCTNRNEFLFWDRIHPTQETSEKAGFALYSGASEYASPINLKQLVES; this is translated from the exons ATGAAGCTCGCcgttcctcttctcctccttgctgTCATCTCTGCTGCCTTGTCCGCGGTCTCGGCCGCGCTGCCGAAGGTCCCCGCCGTCTACGTCTTCGGCGACTCCACCGCCGACGTCGGCAACAACAACTACCTGCCGGGGAAGGATGCCAAGGCGGACTTCCCCCACTACGGCGTCGACTTCCCGCACCAGACTCCCACCGGACGGTTCAGCAATGGCTACAACACCATTGATTTCTTAG CAATTCATATGGGGTTCAAAAGAAGCCCACCACCGTATCTCGCTGTGGTGAACAAAACCCACCCGCTCATCCTAAGAGGCCTGCGAGGTGTGAGCTTTGCCTCCGGCGGATCCGGAATCCTCGACTCCACT GGCACCACCATAACCATGACAAAGCAGATCCAAGACTTCGCTGCACACGAATCCAACATCGCCTCGCGAGTCACCGCGGCAGTAGCCAAGGGACTGCTGTCCAAGTCCATCTTCCTCATCAGCTCCGGCGGCAACGACGTCTTCGCCTTCTTCTTCGCCACGGGCGGCAACGCGACCGCCGACCAGACCGAGCAGTTCTACAACGTCATGATCACCAACTACACCACACATCTCAAG GCGCTGTACGATCTGGGAGCCAGGAAGTTCGCGCTCATCAACGTGCCGCCGGTCGGGTGCTGCCCCATTTCGCGAGTCAGGCATCCCTTGGGAGCGTGCCTCGATGGATTGAACACCTTGACCAAGGGCTTCAACGACAGAGTCAGCGTCCTCGTGAAGAATCTTAGCTCGGAGATGGAAGGGATGAAGTACACGATCGGGAACTCGTACAACGTCGTCACGAGCATAGTTTCTGACCCCGCAGGAGTCG gTTACAAGGACGTGAGCAGTGCTTGCTGTGGGTCGGGGAAACTGGGGGCAGAAGTCATGTGCTCGCCCAACACCACCTTCTGCACCAACCGCAACGAGTTCCTGTTCTGGGACAGGATTCACCCGACGCAAGAGACGTCGGAGAAGGCGGGTTTCGCGTTGTACAGTGGGGCATCGGAGTACGCCAGTCCTATCAATCTGAAGCAGCTGGTGGAGAGTTGA
- the LOC135623572 gene encoding SKP1-like protein 1 codes for MAKTIMLKSSDGEVFEVDEAVAMESQTIKHMIEDDCAENGIPLPNVTSAILAKVIEYCRKHVEASAAAASKSSDDGSKPTDEEIKSWDAEFVKVDQATLFDLILAANYLNIKGLLDLTCQTVADMIKGKTPEEIRKTFNIKNDFTPEEEEEVRRENQWAFE; via the exons ATGGCGAAGACGATCATGCTCAAGAGCTCCGACGGCGAGGTGTTCGAGGTCGACGAGGCGGTGGCCATGGAGTCGCAGACTATCAAGCACATGATCGAGGACGACTGCGCCGAAAACGGCATCCCGCTCCCTAACGTCACCTCCGCGATCCTCGCTAAGGTTATCGAGTATTGCAGGAAGCATGTCGAGGCATCCGCCGCCGCTGCCTCCAAGTCCTCCGATGATGGCTCCAAGCCCACCGACGAGGAGATCAAGTCCTGGGACGCCGAGTTCGTCAAGGTCGATCAGGCCACCCTCTTCGATCTCATCCTG GCTGCAAATTACCTGAACATAAAAGGGCTGCTGGATTTGACGTGCCAAACTGTGGCCGACATGATCAAGGGGAAGACGCCGGAGGAGATCCGTAAAACCTTCAACATCAAGAATGACTTCACccccgaagaagaggaagaggttcGGAGGGAGAACCAATGGGCCTTCGAGTGA